Genomic window (Streptomyces sp. LX-29):
TGCGGGGCACCGCCAGGCCCACCCCGGCCCATCGAGGCCCTGAAAGAGACTGCGGGCCCCGCATCACTTTCTCGTGACGGTGGTCGGTTCCGGAGAAGCCGTACACACCCCCTGGGACTGGATCCCTTGGTCAAGAGCCGGCCTCCGGGACCGTCCACTGTCACGAGTTCACGCCTCCACCGCATCCGGTCCGATGATCGGATCGTTGAGGTTTGTGGTCCGAGCCGCCCACAGGGGTCACCTCTCATCACGCCTGGAGTCACCGAGCTCTGGAGCAGACCGAGGGCCCTGATGGCCGCTGGGGTCACGAACGGCTGATCGGATGCAGGGCCATCGAGCCCTTCCATTAGGGAGACGCGTGCCCCCGCACGGCTGCGACCAGCAGCACGCCCCCCGACCGAGAGGACGAACACGACACGATGACCGTCACCTGCGGAATCGACTGGGCCAGCGACCACCACGACGTCGCCCTGGTCGACCACGAGGGAACCCTGTTGGCAAGGGCCCGGATCACCGACGACTTCGACGGCCTGCACCAGCTCCTCGAACTCCTCACCACCCACGGCGACACCGCCAACGCCCCAGTCCCCGTCGCGATCGAGACCTCCCGCGGCCTCCTCGTCGCCTGCCTCCGCGCGACCGGCCGGCCCATCTACGCGATCAACCCGATGGCCGCCGCCCGCTACAGAGACCGCCATGCGGTCACCCGCAAGAAGTCCGACCACCTCGACGCCATGGTGCTCGGGAACATCCTGCGCACGGACAGGGCCGCCCACCGGCCTCTGCCCGACGACAGCGAGCTCGCCCAAGCGATCGCCGTCCTGGCCCGCGCCCAGCAGGACGCGGTCTGGGACCGCACCCAGGCGGGCAACAAACTTCGCTCCCACCTGCGTGAATACTTCCCCGGCTTCCTCGCGGCCTTCCAGCACAACCGCGAAGGGATCAGCAGCAGCGTCGCCCGCGCCGTGCTGGCCGCGGCCCCCACTCCCGACCAGGCAGCCAAGCTCACCCGCGCCCAGCTGCGCGCGCTGCTGAAGAAGGCCGGCCGCCAGCGCGGCATCGAGGCAGAAGCCGAACGACTGCGAGACGCCCTGCGCATCACGCAGATGCGCCAGCCCCACCAGGTCGAGCAAGCCATGGGACGCCAGGCCATCGCCCTGCTCAGACAGCTTGATGCCGCCTGCATCAGCGTCGACGACCTTGCCGAAGCGACGGTGGAGTCTTTTGATGCGCACCCGGACGCCGAGATCATCACCAGCTTTCCAGGGCTCGGGTCACTCACCGGCGCCCGGGTGCTCGCCGAGATCGGCGACGACCGATCCCGATTCACCGACGCGAAAGGCCTGAAAGCCTTCGCCGGAGCCGCACCGGTCACCCGGGCGTCCGGCAGAAGCCTCGCGGTCATGGCCCGCAGGGTCAAGAACCAGCGTCTGGCCTCGGTCGGCTACGTCTGGGCGTTCGCCAGCCTGACTGCCTCCCCAGGCGCCCGCGCCCACTACGACCGGCGACGAGCCGACGGAGACCGCCACACAGCCGCCCAGCGCAACCTCTTCAACCGCATGCTCGGCTGCCTCCACCACTGCCTCACCAAGCGCACCCCCTACGACGAACTCACCGCGTTCCCCACCCCGCCGACCCCACAACTCACCATCGCTGCTTGACAGATCAACTGCATCGGATGTCTCTTTCCAAGGTCCTGATCTCGATGCCCGGCATCGGGGTCAGGACCGGAGCCCGCATCCTGATCGACGTCGGCGACGGCAGCACCTTCCCCACCGCCGCCCACCTCGCCGCGGTCTCGCCCCGGTGACCAGGAGTTCCGGCTCCTCGATCCGTGGTGAACACCCGGCCCGGCGAGGCAACAAACAGCTCAAGAGAGCGTTCTTCCTCGCCGCGTTCGCGTCCCTGGCCGACCCCGCATCACGGGCCTACTACAACAAGAAAATCGCGCAGGGAAAGCACCACACCCAGGCCATCCTCTGCCTCGCCAGACGACGCGTCGACGTCCTCTTCGCCATGCTCAGAGACGGCACCTTCTACGAGTCACGACCAGCCATCCCGGCTTGACCAAACCCATAAGGGCACCCCCCCGGCGGCCGATCGTGCGGCGAAGGGCCCGGTCAAGGCGCAACAAGCGTTCCAGCGCGGCGAGGTGGCCCTCGCCCAGTGGGTCGAACGGGAAGGCCACCGGCCAGTGCCAAGGGGCCACGGCGAAACGATCACCATCGACGGGAAAATCGAACCTGCGTCCGCGCGTCTCGGGGTATGGGTCTCCAACACCCGCGCTAGACGCGACAAACTCACCGTGGAGCAGCGGGATACGCTCGCTGCGCTGGGGGTCGAGTGGTGATCGGGACCCGGCCCCTGCTGCAGGTGGCACCGCTTGCCCAGGAGACGGTGTCCTCGTTCCTCGGTCGGATAGCAGCCTCCCATGCGATTGACGCGGGCGAACTGCGCTCCTGCTGGCAATGGTCCAACCAGGCCCCACGCATCCCAGGAGTCGCCAGCCCCGCCCCGACGCCGAGATCCTCCTCAACCACGCCGGACGCCGCGTCCTGGCCGAACTGTGCCGCACCAACCCGCAGAACCTGGATCTTCGACCTCGGGCTGGCGGAGGCAGTGGAACGATCGATCCTCGCGGGCTTCGAGATCCGCGACCCGGACCCCATCCTCGGCCTGTCCGAAGTCGCCCTGCGCGGCCGGCGCCTCGCACTCCTCGCCATATTCTCAGAACTGACTGCACATCAGGGTCACTTATGGTGTCACCTTGAGATCGACAGGTCAGCGCCCTCACCGTTTCGGGTGAGGGCCAGTCATCCCACACGCGAGGGCGGGCCCGGCAACGCCGGGCCCGCCCTCGCGTGTGCGGCTGTGTAGTGGTCATCACTGGTGGGCAGACTGCTCGGTCTGCGTCTGCTTGGGGCTGTCCGAGAGCTTGAGCCAGACGACACCGCCGATGATCACGGTGAGCCAGAGGACCTTGACCGGGGTGAGGGTCTCATCGAAGAAGACCGGGCCGAGCAGTGCCGCTCCCACGGCGCCGATGCCGGCCCAGACGGCGTAGCCGATGCCTACGTCGATGGTGCGCAGGGCCAGGCTCAGGGAGAAGAGCGTCAGCAGGAAGAAGACGACCGCGATCAGTGACCAGGAGAGCACGGTGAAGCCCTGGCTGCCTCCCACGGCCAAGGCGTAGGCGATCTCGAAGGCTCCGGCGAGAAGGAGGACCGGCCATGCGCGGGCTCGGTCGCTGTGGGCTGTGACGTTCTCGGTGGCGGTGGCGGTGGCGGTGGCGGTGGGGGCGGCGGTGGTGGACATGTGAGTTCCTTCCTCAGGGACGATCTCGGCAGGGGGGGTGGGGTTGGATTCCGGAGGCGTCAGGCTGCTCCGCTGAGCTGGAGGCCGACGACTCCGGCGATGACGGCGGCAATGCCGAGGAACTTGCGCCAGTCCAGACGCTGCCCGAAGACGAGGGCTCCGAGCACGACGATTCCGACGCCGGAGACGGCGGTCCAGATCGCGTAGCCGACGCCGACCTCGAAGGTCAGCAGCGCCTGGCTGAGGAGGTAGGTGGCGATGCCACCGCTGACCAGCGTGGCGACGGTCCAGCCGGGCCGGGTGAAGCCCTGCGCCCTGCCGGCGGTGATGGCGACGGTGATCTCGAAGACGACGGCGAGGGCGAGGTAGAGCCAGTGCATGACGGGTGTCCTTACGTGGTGGTGGGTTACGAGTGGATGGTGAAGTCGTGGCGGTGCAGGTCGAGGTAGCGGATGAAGGGGGCCAGGCCCCGGTCCACGGCAAGGTGCCGGGCCGCTGCCGCCAGGGGCAGTCGATCGGTTGCGTCGGCGTCGTATCCGGCCCGGTAGTCGAAGCCCCACGCGGCGGCGGTGTCGCGATCGACGGCGAAGTGGACGGCGACGATGCCGTGAGCGGCGGCGACGCGGTAGCACAGGGCACACGGCTCTCCCGTCGCCAGCAGGGTGGCTCCTTGCAGAGCGGAGCGGCCGCGGGCCCGGACGGCCTGGCGCAAGGCGACGATCTCCGCGTGGGCGGTGGGGTCGCCGGTCTCGTGGACGAGGTTCACACCAGGGTCGGAGATCCACCCGTCGGCGGCGACGAGCAGTCCGACGAAGGGAACCCCGCCGGACTCGACCTGGCGGACGCAGGTCTCCACGGCGTCGGCCATCAAAGCGGTGAGCCGGGTCGTGTCGGCGGTCATGCGGCGGCCGCTTCCTGCAGCGCCCGGCGGATCACGCCTTCGGTGGCGACGCCGTCGATGCGCCGGGTGCCGATGATGACCGTGGGGACGACAGTGATGTTCATCCGCGCCGCCCCGGCCAGCGCCTGCCGGTGCCGCTCGGCGTACTCCTGCTCGTCGAGGGCTGCGGCGTAGGCGGCCGGGTCGAGTCCGACCTCCTCGGCCAGGCGGGCCAGGACCGCGCGGTCCCCGATGTCGAGGTCCTCGCGGAAGAAGGCCGTCATCACGCGACGGTGGTAGGCGTGGGCCCGCCCCTGCTCCGTGGCGTACTGGGCACCCAGGAACGCCAACTCGGTGTAGGGCTGCGGCGAGACGGTCGGCAACCGCATCGGCACCTGATGGTGGCGTGCCATCGGGTAGACGGCACGCTCCCATATATCGGGCAGGTACGGGTCCTCCGGTCGCAGCGTGGGTGTCGGATGGGGACGCAGCTCGTGAGCGTGGTGGACGACTTCGACATCGGGCCGGTCGGTGATCGCGCGCTCGATCATCTCGTCGGCGATCAGGCAGAACGGGCAGACGTAGTCCGACCACAGATGGATCTGAACAGTCACGGCGAGCTCCGGTTCCCCGAGACACCCCCGGTGGGTGCGACACCTAGATCGTGTAACTTCACACCGGCGTCAACTTCAAGGAACGGAAGTCGGCAAACGGTTCAGGAGGTCTCATGCGCATCGGTGAGTTGGCGGCTGCCAGCGGCGTCAGCACCCGAGCCCTGCGGTACTACGAGCAGCACGGGCTCATCCGATCCGAGCGCACCCCCGGCGGGTGGCGCGACTTCGACAGCTCCATGGTCGAGCGGGTCGTCATGATCCAGCACCTGTTCGCGGCCGGCCTGGGCAGCTCCACCATCGACGAAGTGCTCCCCTGCATGGAGGCCCCACTCGAAGAACGCAACGGCGCCATGGAGCAGCTGTTCGCCCAGGAGGCCGAGCGCCTGGAGGCCAAGCGACGCGACATCGACCGCGAACTCGACACCCTGCAAGCGCTCCGTGCCGAAACGGCCTTGCCCGGCCAAGCCCCGTGATCAACCCACGAGCCCGAGCAGCGCGTGCCCCTGCCAGCCGAGCGACGCTGCGAGGGCAGCCGTAGCCTGACCCGACCCTCTGAACCTACGCGGCCACAGCATTGGCTCTACTGACGGTCGGCTAGGTGTATTGCCCTGTGAGGTTGGGGACGCGGCTGGCGGGTGGTTGGCCTTTCAGCGCGGTGTGTCCGCGGTGGTGATTGTAGGTGTGTAGCCATTCGCCGAAGGCCGCGCGTCGTTCCCGCTCTGAGCGGTAAGTGCGGGCGTAGGCCCACTCCTCCAACAGGGTGCGGTTGAAGCGTTCGACCTTGCCGTTGGTCTGCGGCCGGTAGGGCCGGGTGCGCTTGTGGACGATCCCAGCCGTGGCCAGGGCAGC
Coding sequences:
- a CDS encoding IS110 family transposase is translated as MTVTCGIDWASDHHDVALVDHEGTLLARARITDDFDGLHQLLELLTTHGDTANAPVPVAIETSRGLLVACLRATGRPIYAINPMAAARYRDRHAVTRKKSDHLDAMVLGNILRTDRAAHRPLPDDSELAQAIAVLARAQQDAVWDRTQAGNKLRSHLREYFPGFLAAFQHNREGISSSVARAVLAAAPTPDQAAKLTRAQLRALLKKAGRQRGIEAEAERLRDALRITQMRQPHQVEQAMGRQAIALLRQLDAACISVDDLAEATVESFDAHPDAEIITSFPGLGSLTGARVLAEIGDDRSRFTDAKGLKAFAGAAPVTRASGRSLAVMARRVKNQRLASVGYVWAFASLTASPGARAHYDRRRADGDRHTAAQRNLFNRMLGCLHHCLTKRTPYDELTAFPTPPTPQLTIAA
- a CDS encoding multidrug efflux SMR transporter, whose product is MSTTAAPTATATATATENVTAHSDRARAWPVLLLAGAFEIAYALAVGGSQGFTVLSWSLIAVVFFLLTLFSLSLALRTIDVGIGYAVWAGIGAVGAALLGPVFFDETLTPVKVLWLTVIIGGVVWLKLSDSPKQTQTEQSAHQ
- a CDS encoding multidrug efflux SMR transporter, coding for MHWLYLALAVVFEITVAITAGRAQGFTRPGWTVATLVSGGIATYLLSQALLTFEVGVGYAIWTAVSGVGIVVLGALVFGQRLDWRKFLGIAAVIAGVVGLQLSGAA
- a CDS encoding deaminase, giving the protein MTADTTRLTALMADAVETCVRQVESGGVPFVGLLVAADGWISDPGVNLVHETGDPTAHAEIVALRQAVRARGRSALQGATLLATGEPCALCYRVAAAHGIVAVHFAVDRDTAAAWGFDYRAGYDADATDRLPLAAAARHLAVDRGLAPFIRYLDLHRHDFTIHS
- a CDS encoding DsbA family protein, whose product is MTVQIHLWSDYVCPFCLIADEMIERAITDRPDVEVVHHAHELRPHPTPTLRPEDPYLPDIWERAVYPMARHHQVPMRLPTVSPQPYTELAFLGAQYATEQGRAHAYHRRVMTAFFREDLDIGDRAVLARLAEEVGLDPAAYAAALDEQEYAERHRQALAGAARMNITVVPTVIIGTRRIDGVATEGVIRRALQEAAAA
- a CDS encoding MerR family transcriptional regulator yields the protein MRIGELAAASGVSTRALRYYEQHGLIRSERTPGGWRDFDSSMVERVVMIQHLFAAGLGSSTIDEVLPCMEAPLEERNGAMEQLFAQEAERLEAKRRDIDRELDTLQALRAETALPGQAP